In one Burkholderiales bacterium GJ-E10 genomic region, the following are encoded:
- a CDS encoding type I restriction-modification system, S subunit: MRSEWPTRPLGELTVNLDTQRKPVKESERISGPYPYYGASGVVDYVDGYLFDGEYLLIAEDGENLRTRNTPVAFRAVGKFWVNNHAHIVQGNALASTRFLEYAILAADISPYLTGAVMPKLTQSNLKKLVVSCPPCDVQDAIVGVLGALDDRIDLLHQANATLESIAQTLFKSWFIDFDPVRAKAEGREPEGMDAATAALFPTEFEESALGPIPKGWRSVMVGEFFALTMGQSPPGETYNEAGDGVPFFQGRADFGFRFPTVRVYCTAPTRLANTGDVLISVRAPVGDVNVALENCAIGRGVAAVTLDSSPSFALYSMKALRDRFAEYESHGTVFGSINKKQFEALPCVFPGNQVLAAFASIAGPLDERILMNELQLRSLARLRDTLLPRLISGKVRIPATQEEGEGALT, translated from the coding sequence ATGCGATCTGAGTGGCCGACACGTCCGCTCGGCGAGTTAACGGTCAACCTAGACACTCAGCGCAAGCCAGTTAAGGAGTCCGAGCGCATTAGCGGGCCGTATCCATACTATGGCGCGTCAGGAGTCGTTGATTATGTGGACGGTTATCTCTTTGATGGAGAGTACTTGCTTATAGCCGAAGACGGCGAGAATCTCCGCACACGCAACACGCCCGTGGCCTTCCGGGCTGTTGGCAAGTTTTGGGTCAACAACCACGCACATATCGTTCAAGGCAATGCATTGGCGAGTACCCGGTTCTTGGAATACGCAATTCTCGCAGCCGACATCAGCCCCTATTTGACAGGAGCCGTGATGCCGAAGCTGACGCAATCAAACCTCAAGAAACTGGTCGTGAGCTGTCCTCCATGCGACGTCCAAGATGCAATCGTCGGTGTACTCGGTGCGCTCGACGACCGCATTGACCTCCTGCACCAAGCAAACGCCACCCTCGAATCCATCGCCCAAACCCTGTTCAAAAGCTGGTTCATCGACTTCGACCCCGTGCGTGCCAAAGCAGAGGGCCGCGAGCCCGAAGGCATGGACGCCGCAACGGCAGCGCTGTTTCCCACCGAGTTCGAGGAATCGGCACTGGGTCCGATTCCGAAGGGGTGGCGATCGGTGATGGTTGGCGAATTCTTCGCGTTGACCATGGGGCAGTCGCCGCCCGGAGAAACGTACAACGAGGCGGGCGACGGTGTTCCTTTTTTTCAAGGACGCGCCGATTTCGGTTTTAGATTTCCCACCGTGCGGGTGTACTGCACGGCGCCAACGCGATTAGCAAACACTGGCGACGTCTTGATTAGCGTTCGCGCGCCTGTTGGAGACGTGAATGTTGCTCTTGAAAACTGCGCTATAGGGCGCGGCGTCGCTGCTGTGACCTTGGACAGTTCGCCATCATTCGCACTCTATTCGATGAAGGCGTTGCGTGATCGTTTTGCCGAGTATGAATCTCATGGGACGGTTTTTGGCTCGATCAATAAGAAGCAGTTTGAAGCGTTGCCATGCGTATTCCCTGGCAATCAGGTGCTCGCCGCTTTTGCATCGATAGCTGGCCCACTGGATGAGCGAATTCTCATGAACGAGCTTCAGCTTCGCTCCCTGGCCCGCTTGCGCGACACCCTCCTCCCCCGTCTCATCTCCGGCAAAGTCCGTATTCCGGCCACCCAAGAGGAAGGCGAAGGGGCGTTGACATGA
- a CDS encoding bifunctional DNA primase/polymerase: MSTATLPVEPAWRLAQRPDAQRWLVSELWAEQAVGIVGGEPKCCKSFLALDLAVAVASGRPCLRRFAVPNPGRVLLYAAEDASHVVRQRLDGICAAAGCRLAELDVQVITAPILRLDLPADRAALERTVAELQPRLLILDPFVRLHRIDENASGEVAPLLAYLRELQRRYAASVLLVHHARKSAGAMRAGQALRGSSEFHAWGDSNLYLRRANDALSLTIEHRAASSPPGIQLELRADGDALALRPVQPSSDPPPPPAGLDERITAALLAAANPMSIHALRAQCRVRNASLYERLAALTAAGRLQRTADGYRLADRN, from the coding sequence GTGAGCACCGCGACGCTGCCGGTCGAGCCGGCCTGGCGCTTGGCCCAGCGGCCCGACGCGCAGCGCTGGCTGGTCAGCGAACTCTGGGCCGAGCAGGCGGTGGGCATCGTCGGCGGCGAGCCCAAGTGCTGCAAGAGCTTCCTCGCGCTCGACTTGGCCGTGGCGGTCGCCTCGGGTCGCCCTTGCCTGCGGCGCTTCGCCGTGCCCAATCCCGGCAGGGTGCTGCTATACGCGGCCGAGGATGCCTCGCACGTCGTGCGCCAGCGGCTCGATGGCATCTGCGCCGCCGCCGGCTGTCGGCTGGCCGAGTTGGACGTGCAGGTGATCACCGCGCCCATCCTGCGACTCGACCTGCCGGCCGATCGCGCGGCCCTCGAGCGCACCGTCGCCGAACTGCAACCGCGCCTGCTGATCCTCGACCCCTTCGTGCGCCTGCATCGCATCGACGAGAACGCCAGCGGCGAGGTAGCCCCTCTGCTCGCCTACCTGCGCGAGTTGCAGCGCCGCTACGCCGCTTCCGTGCTGCTGGTGCACCATGCACGCAAATCCGCCGGCGCCATGCGCGCCGGCCAGGCGCTGCGCGGCTCCTCCGAGTTCCACGCCTGGGGCGACTCGAACCTGTACCTGCGCCGCGCAAACGATGCGCTCAGCCTGACGATCGAACATCGCGCCGCGTCGTCGCCGCCCGGCATCCAGCTCGAGCTGCGGGCCGACGGCGATGCACTGGCCTTGCGACCCGTACAACCGTCGTCCGATCCGCCGCCACCGCCCGCCGGCCTCGACGAACGCATCACCGCCGCGCTGCTGGCCGCCGCTAACCCAATGAGCATCCACGCTCTGCGCGCCCAATGCCGCGTACGCAACGCCTCCCTCTACGAGCGCCTCGCCGCACTGACCGCCGCCGGTCGACTTCAGCGCACCGCCGACGGCTACCGACTCGCCGATCGCAACTGA
- a CDS encoding phage P1-like protein, producing MAAASMSAPPDLLPFNDWGGDWKAYEDVLYEEYLATVVRAGVSFRGAPVRAQYRPETRGKGFSFWHLISEARDRTNRDEDDRLPDLDRCARIRWVSWCIRNADEPGFSWWESRRGREIHVVIWAEAHDFAVVLAKRGTAAGTRYFLLKTAYCLKAHRKASFVKERDAFWAGNKD from the coding sequence ATGGCGGCCGCAAGCATGAGCGCGCCTCCGGACCTATTGCCGTTCAACGATTGGGGCGGCGACTGGAAAGCGTACGAAGACGTTCTGTACGAGGAGTATCTAGCAACGGTCGTTCGTGCGGGAGTGTCATTTCGAGGCGCTCCCGTCAGAGCGCAGTACCGCCCGGAGACCCGCGGCAAAGGCTTCAGCTTCTGGCATCTGATTTCCGAAGCGCGAGATCGAACCAATCGCGACGAAGACGATCGGCTTCCGGATCTCGATCGCTGTGCGCGCATTCGTTGGGTGAGCTGGTGTATACGGAATGCGGACGAGCCAGGTTTCTCTTGGTGGGAGAGCAGGCGCGGACGCGAAATTCATGTTGTCATCTGGGCCGAGGCGCACGATTTCGCCGTTGTGCTGGCGAAGCGGGGAACGGCCGCCGGGACGCGCTATTTTTTGCTCAAGACGGCGTATTGCTTGAAGGCGCACCGGAAGGCCAGCTTCGTAAAAGAGCGCGATGCGTTTTGGGCAGGCAATAAAGACTGA
- a CDS encoding putative Relaxase/Mobilisation nuclease: MIPKVIGTERKARDRDNFGGLVEYIARDDPESLANGIPPVPPEDIGTRNLDGYYYDTREGRKIIAEVMHETAQKSTRTRRHPGYHFAVSWPDGEKPTREQVEIVVGKTVAAVGLEECETFWTVHRDTDHVHLHVLVNTIHPERGVRVGPPFRRDFALLHKACRELELEHEWARTKGAWVSVEPEPGVPLIMERHRAEARGLWKTDEKTKPAISQRAARAEHNLGGDSFQTWAQGAPADALHAALEKPGATWTDAHAALARFGISIEGKSSGMIVATKLATGRVLAAKASQLGRWATKSALEKKLGAYQPPAGNLPKAAASYAQHVEAERRGAVAADRRPDPDDKRTKAREARAVARAELAHRFDWEQSQKRAARKDERIKLRAEHAAERKALREQQREERRQARQGKMKRTDLSLLAYRHAKAREALQERQKQARAALSLRLPRNEVWRLWVEGEAAAGDEAAKAALRGIKYREQRNAKSERDAIDGEDLAPLRPFAVGNLRAEVDEVRQVVHYLGQDGRERFTDTGPRIVMRDREKQSIEAALRIAAEKFGGRVDLQGSEEFRERAAREATRLGILVLNQDLAATVEDERRKIEAGRETQRPTRPRSRGDDLSR; encoded by the coding sequence GTGATTCCGAAGGTCATTGGCACGGAGCGGAAGGCAAGGGACCGGGATAATTTTGGTGGTTTGGTCGAATACATCGCTCGCGACGATCCGGAATCTTTGGCAAACGGCATTCCGCCGGTACCGCCCGAGGACATCGGTACGCGGAACCTCGACGGGTACTACTACGACACGCGCGAGGGGCGCAAGATCATCGCGGAGGTGATGCACGAGACCGCGCAGAAATCGACCCGCACCCGTCGGCACCCGGGATACCACTTCGCGGTTTCTTGGCCAGATGGCGAAAAGCCAACCCGTGAGCAAGTCGAGATTGTGGTCGGAAAGACCGTCGCGGCCGTCGGCCTCGAGGAGTGCGAGACCTTTTGGACAGTCCACCGCGACACGGACCACGTTCACCTGCACGTTTTGGTGAACACGATCCACCCCGAGCGCGGGGTGCGGGTAGGCCCGCCGTTCCGGCGGGATTTCGCGCTGCTTCACAAGGCATGCCGAGAGTTGGAACTCGAGCACGAATGGGCACGTACGAAGGGTGCCTGGGTTTCCGTCGAGCCGGAACCCGGGGTGCCGCTCATCATGGAGCGGCACCGCGCCGAGGCCCGCGGCCTCTGGAAGACGGACGAGAAGACGAAGCCCGCAATCTCCCAGCGCGCGGCGCGCGCCGAACACAATCTGGGCGGGGACAGTTTTCAGACGTGGGCGCAAGGCGCGCCGGCCGATGCGCTGCATGCCGCTCTGGAGAAGCCCGGCGCGACCTGGACGGACGCGCATGCGGCGCTCGCCCGGTTTGGGATCTCGATCGAAGGCAAGAGCAGTGGAATGATCGTCGCGACGAAGCTCGCCACGGGCCGGGTTCTGGCCGCCAAGGCGAGCCAGTTGGGACGCTGGGCAACCAAATCGGCGCTGGAAAAGAAGCTCGGGGCCTACCAACCGCCGGCGGGGAACTTGCCGAAAGCGGCTGCCAGCTACGCGCAGCACGTCGAGGCGGAACGCCGCGGGGCGGTGGCGGCCGATCGGCGGCCGGATCCGGACGATAAGCGCACCAAGGCGCGCGAGGCCCGCGCCGTCGCGCGTGCGGAGCTTGCGCACCGGTTCGATTGGGAGCAATCGCAAAAACGGGCAGCGCGGAAGGATGAGCGGATAAAACTCAGGGCCGAGCATGCCGCGGAGCGCAAAGCGCTCCGGGAACAGCAGCGGGAAGAACGCCGGCAGGCGCGCCAAGGGAAGATGAAGCGCACGGACCTATCGCTGCTGGCGTACCGCCACGCGAAAGCGCGCGAAGCGCTCCAGGAGCGTCAGAAACAAGCCCGGGCGGCGCTTTCGCTCCGGCTGCCGCGAAATGAGGTGTGGCGGCTGTGGGTCGAGGGGGAAGCCGCGGCCGGCGACGAGGCGGCCAAGGCCGCCCTCCGCGGGATCAAGTACCGGGAGCAGCGAAACGCGAAGTCCGAGCGTGACGCGATCGACGGCGAGGATCTTGCGCCGCTGCGACCATTTGCGGTCGGGAATCTGCGCGCCGAGGTGGACGAGGTGCGCCAGGTGGTTCACTACCTCGGCCAAGACGGTCGCGAGCGGTTCACAGACACAGGCCCGCGCATCGTGATGCGCGACCGGGAAAAGCAGAGCATTGAAGCCGCACTGCGAATTGCGGCCGAGAAGTTCGGCGGTCGCGTCGATCTCCAGGGATCGGAGGAATTCCGGGAGCGCGCCGCGCGGGAAGCGACGCGGCTCGGAATTTTGGTGCTCAATCAAGACCTAGCGGCGACCGTCGAGGACGAGCGCCGGAAGATAGAGGCGGGGCGGGAAACGCAGCGGCCAACCAGGCCGCGGTCGCGGGGGGACGATCTGTCGCGGTGA
- a CDS encoding integrase family protein — MSASKHASVHERWAHLRFSVIGQLLAAPPPKGELRAELRKLAERTWRHPVTGEPARFALSTIERWLLRARRERRDPVGVLRRKVRADAGVQKVGSAIRQALQAQYAAHPSWSVQLHTDNLRALIERDPALGSMPSYSSVRRLFQAQGWRKRQRLSSRDTAGAQRAEARLAAREVRSYEAHYVGSLWHWDCHVGSRPVLTAAGRWATPVLFGVLDDCSRLGCHLQWYLRENAECVAHGLSQAIQKRGLPRAAMSDNGAAMLAAEITEGLARLGIAHETTLAYSPYMNGKIENLWANVEGRLMAMLEGVTDLTLATLNEATQAWCEYDYNRTVHSEIGATPLARFLAGPDVLRPSPDSDALRLAFTRTEKRTQRQSDGTLVVEARRFEVPNRYRHLRELHVRYAAWDLARVHLLDERSGQVLCRLYPQDKQANARGVRRPLEPLAAAADAPRPPTGAMAPLLQSLMAKQAATGLPPAYLTKDEPPAPEGNEP, encoded by the coding sequence ATGAGCGCATCGAAACACGCTTCAGTCCACGAACGTTGGGCGCATCTGCGCTTCTCGGTGATCGGGCAACTGTTGGCGGCCCCGCCGCCGAAGGGCGAACTGCGCGCCGAGCTCAGGAAGTTGGCTGAGCGCACTTGGCGGCACCCGGTCACGGGCGAGCCGGCGCGCTTTGCGCTCTCGACCATCGAACGCTGGCTGTTGCGGGCGCGGCGCGAGCGGCGCGACCCGGTCGGAGTCCTGCGGCGCAAGGTGCGCGCCGATGCCGGGGTCCAGAAGGTGGGCTCGGCGATCCGGCAAGCGCTGCAGGCGCAGTACGCCGCGCACCCGAGCTGGTCGGTGCAGCTTCACACCGACAACCTGCGGGCGCTCATCGAGCGCGACCCGGCGCTGGGGTCTATGCCATCGTACTCGAGCGTCCGGCGGCTGTTCCAGGCGCAGGGTTGGCGCAAGCGCCAGCGGCTCAGCAGCCGCGATACGGCGGGCGCTCAACGAGCCGAGGCCCGGCTGGCCGCGCGCGAGGTGCGCAGCTACGAGGCCCACTACGTCGGCTCGCTGTGGCACTGGGACTGCCACGTCGGTTCGCGACCGGTGTTGACCGCCGCCGGTCGATGGGCCACGCCAGTGCTCTTCGGCGTGCTCGACGATTGCTCGCGGCTGGGCTGCCACCTGCAGTGGTACCTGCGGGAGAACGCCGAGTGCGTGGCCCACGGTCTGTCGCAGGCAATCCAGAAGCGCGGGCTGCCGCGCGCGGCCATGAGCGACAACGGTGCGGCGATGCTCGCCGCCGAGATCACCGAGGGGCTCGCTCGGCTGGGCATCGCGCACGAGACGACGCTGGCGTACTCGCCATACATGAACGGCAAGATCGAGAACCTGTGGGCGAACGTCGAAGGAAGACTGATGGCGATGCTCGAGGGCGTGACCGACCTGACGCTCGCCACCTTGAACGAAGCGACCCAGGCCTGGTGCGAGTACGACTACAACCGCACCGTGCACTCCGAGATCGGCGCAACGCCGCTGGCGCGTTTCCTCGCCGGCCCCGATGTGCTGCGGCCCAGCCCGGATAGCGACGCGCTGCGGCTGGCCTTCACCCGCACCGAGAAGCGCACCCAGCGCCAGAGCGACGGCACGCTGGTGGTCGAAGCCCGGCGCTTCGAGGTTCCCAACCGCTACCGGCACCTGCGCGAGCTGCACGTGCGCTACGCCGCCTGGGACCTCGCCCGGGTGCACCTGCTCGATGAACGCAGCGGCCAAGTCCTGTGCCGCCTGTACCCGCAGGACAAGCAGGCCAACGCCCGGGGCGTGCGCCGGCCGCTCGAGCCGCTCGCGGCGGCGGCGGACGCGCCTCGACCGCCCACCGGCGCGATGGCCCCGCTGCTGCAGAGTCTGATGGCCAAGCAGGCTGCCACGGGCCTGCCGCCGGCCTACCTGACCAAGGACGAACCACCGGCACCGGAAGGGAACGAACCATGA
- a CDS encoding type I restriction-modification (R-M) system HsdM — protein MNQDLKKTLWAAADKLRASMDAAEYKHIVLGLIFLKYISDAFDERRAALQAAFLDENSDLHLPDAADHAAALEERDYYTMANVFWVPAQARWETLRAQAKQPEIGVRIDAALEAIETDNPRLKGILDKRFGRTQLEPGKLGELVDLISTIGFGVGHRAKDLLGEVYEYFLGQFASAEGKKGGQFYTPASVVKVLVEVLAPHQGRVYDPCCGSGGMFVQSEKFIESHGGKADDISIYGQEANPTTWRLVAMNLAIRGFAADLGKEPADTFHRDQHPDLRADYILANPPFNISDWGGERLLEDKRWAYGTPPAGNANYAWLQHILHHLSPRGQAGVVLANGSMSSNQNNEGAIRKAMVEADVVDVMIALPPQLFFNTQIPACLWFLTKDKKGAAAPGGRQGRDRRGEVLFIDARKLGRMETRVNRVFDDEDVAHIAATVHRWRADGEDGADEPYVDVPGFCRAVKLADIAEHGHVLTPGRYVGAEAAEDDDEAFNEKMERLTAQLAEQMAKGAELDAVIREKLGGMGYAI, from the coding sequence ATGAATCAGGACCTTAAAAAGACGCTTTGGGCCGCCGCCGACAAATTGCGCGCGAGCATGGACGCCGCCGAGTACAAGCACATCGTGCTCGGCCTCATTTTCTTGAAATACATCTCCGACGCCTTCGACGAGCGCCGGGCGGCGTTGCAAGCAGCGTTTTTGGACGAGAACTCCGACCTGCACCTGCCGGACGCCGCGGACCACGCCGCCGCGCTCGAGGAGCGCGACTACTACACCATGGCCAACGTGTTCTGGGTGCCGGCGCAGGCGCGCTGGGAAACCCTGCGCGCCCAGGCCAAGCAGCCGGAGATCGGCGTGCGGATCGACGCCGCGCTGGAGGCGATCGAAACCGACAATCCGCGCCTCAAGGGCATTCTCGACAAGCGCTTCGGCCGCACCCAACTGGAACCGGGCAAGCTCGGTGAACTGGTGGATCTGATCTCCACCATCGGGTTCGGAGTAGGGCATCGCGCCAAGGACCTGTTGGGCGAGGTCTACGAATACTTCCTCGGCCAGTTCGCCAGCGCCGAAGGAAAGAAGGGCGGGCAGTTCTACACCCCCGCTTCGGTGGTGAAGGTGCTCGTCGAGGTGCTTGCCCCGCATCAGGGCCGCGTCTACGACCCCTGCTGCGGTTCGGGCGGCATGTTCGTGCAGAGCGAGAAGTTCATCGAGAGCCACGGCGGCAAAGCCGATGACATTTCCATCTACGGCCAGGAAGCCAATCCGACGACCTGGCGGCTGGTGGCGATGAACCTGGCGATCCGCGGCTTCGCGGCCGATCTCGGCAAGGAGCCGGCGGATACCTTCCACCGCGACCAACACCCGGATCTGCGCGCCGACTACATCCTCGCCAATCCGCCGTTCAATATCAGCGACTGGGGCGGCGAGCGTCTATTGGAAGACAAGCGCTGGGCGTACGGCACCCCGCCTGCGGGCAACGCGAACTACGCCTGGCTGCAGCATATCCTGCACCACCTTTCCCCGCGCGGCCAGGCGGGCGTGGTGCTCGCCAACGGCAGCATGAGCAGCAACCAGAACAACGAAGGCGCCATCCGCAAGGCCATGGTCGAGGCCGACGTGGTAGACGTGATGATCGCGCTGCCCCCGCAACTCTTCTTCAACACCCAGATTCCGGCCTGCCTGTGGTTTCTGACCAAGGACAAGAAGGGCGCCGCCGCGCCGGGCGGCAGACAAGGCCGCGATCGGCGCGGCGAAGTGCTGTTCATCGACGCGCGCAAGCTCGGCCGGATGGAGACACGCGTGAACCGCGTGTTCGACGACGAGGATGTGGCGCACATCGCGGCCACCGTGCACCGCTGGCGGGCCGATGGCGAGGACGGCGCCGACGAGCCTTATGTCGATGTGCCCGGGTTCTGCCGCGCCGTAAAGCTCGCCGATATCGCCGAGCACGGTCATGTGCTCACGCCCGGACGTTACGTGGGCGCCGAGGCGGCGGAAGATGACGACGAAGCTTTCAACGAGAAGATGGAGCGGCTGACCGCGCAGCTCGCCGAACAGATGGCGAAGGGGGCCGAACTGGATGCGGTGATTCGGGAGAAGCTCGGGGGAATGGGGTATGCGATCTGA
- a CDS encoding plasmid encoded RepA protein, translating into MEPNSSQANRGELLKTENIRPPLDRVFVHPIMCQLGLPRSERGNELAFERRSGKATLRIEAGTLFDGEKFVQQPLPYGTWPRLFFAFLNTQALITKSPEIYVGTKRAFIRALGRNPNGGIRGSLAMFEKQVRATAASRIKLGWADGDLAHDFEDKPIKHFATWIGADGRHPTCRPHHVTLSDSYYELLLERTVPLDWNALQALDDSALAMDVYAWMAHRLCRLDSKVDLHWNSLFEQFGSEYQGKDSKKTFRTKFALAVAAALRQYPRAKVALTKEGLRLFPSPPPIAPKNFRGPT; encoded by the coding sequence ATGGAACCGAATTCTTCCCAGGCAAACCGCGGCGAGTTGTTAAAAACGGAGAACATTCGTCCCCCCCTCGACCGCGTCTTCGTGCATCCGATCATGTGCCAACTCGGATTGCCAAGATCCGAGCGGGGTAACGAACTGGCGTTCGAAAGGCGATCCGGCAAGGCAACGCTACGAATCGAGGCTGGAACGCTTTTCGACGGCGAGAAGTTTGTTCAGCAGCCCCTCCCATATGGCACATGGCCGCGATTGTTCTTCGCATTCCTGAACACGCAGGCTTTGATTACGAAATCGCCCGAAATCTATGTGGGTACGAAAAGGGCCTTCATCCGGGCGCTAGGTAGGAATCCTAATGGTGGCATCCGCGGCTCCCTTGCAATGTTTGAAAAGCAAGTCCGCGCCACTGCGGCCAGTCGGATCAAGCTGGGCTGGGCAGACGGAGATCTTGCCCACGATTTCGAAGACAAACCGATAAAACACTTCGCCACTTGGATCGGTGCCGACGGACGACATCCCACATGCCGGCCCCACCACGTAACGTTGTCCGACTCGTACTACGAGCTGCTGCTAGAAAGAACCGTTCCGCTCGATTGGAATGCACTCCAAGCGCTCGACGATTCCGCCCTGGCGATGGATGTATATGCGTGGATGGCGCATCGCCTTTGCCGACTCGACAGCAAGGTCGACCTCCACTGGAACAGTCTTTTTGAACAGTTCGGCAGCGAATACCAGGGAAAGGACTCGAAAAAAACTTTCCGCACAAAATTTGCCCTGGCGGTGGCTGCGGCGCTACGCCAATACCCGCGAGCCAAGGTAGCGCTGACAAAGGAGGGGCTCCGGCTATTTCCATCGCCCCCTCCAATCGCCCCGAAGAATTTCCGGGGGCCGACGTGA